In the Chryseobacterium sp. MYb264 genome, one interval contains:
- a CDS encoding S8 family peptidase — MKKLLLFCLLAGYSTSFAQTQLVFVYFNDKPNKAAFYANPLSELSQKSLNRRSALGISLNDQDAPIEQSYIQNIQNLGFTVTDYSKWLNGVAVNANPNQIITLQSQPYVQSVESFAKNSNTGTKIAHHNKWQETSNTNKTQTLFDYGNGSAQIDQINLRPLHLAGYTGTGVSIAVIDAGFPTVNTGSAFARIRNNNQIKGGYDFVAKSTDIYNPSLLDHGTVVLGAIGGYIENSFVGSAPDADFYLYRSENAAVEIPEEELYWIEAAEEADRKGVDVINTSLGYTTFDDSRYDYTYSDMNGTKSFIARAAEIAVNKGIFVLVAAGNSGAQPWHYINTPADNMKVFSIGSVDSSGNSSNFSSFGPNSLGVIKPDGSVRGSAAATVNNNSQASVSGTSIASPIATGGVACLIQAFSSMNRDQMRNRLHETSSLYPNHTDQMGYGILNFGNFYNAVLNTSELVKKDKLTLFPNPVKNMLNIASEGDIISLEIYDNLGRLVKKSKNEKSIKVDYFQNGVYYLKVQTKDKVYYEKFIKE; from the coding sequence ATGAAAAAACTTTTACTCTTTTGTCTTTTAGCAGGTTATTCCACTTCTTTTGCACAGACACAGCTGGTTTTCGTTTATTTTAATGATAAACCCAACAAGGCTGCGTTCTATGCCAACCCGCTTTCCGAACTGTCTCAAAAATCTCTCAACAGACGTTCTGCATTGGGAATTTCACTGAATGATCAGGACGCTCCTATCGAACAATCCTACATTCAGAACATTCAGAATCTGGGATTTACCGTAACCGATTATTCTAAATGGCTAAACGGAGTTGCTGTCAATGCAAATCCTAATCAAATAATAACGCTTCAGTCTCAGCCTTACGTTCAGAGTGTTGAAAGTTTTGCTAAAAACTCCAATACCGGAACTAAAATTGCACATCACAATAAATGGCAGGAGACCTCAAATACAAATAAAACACAAACTCTTTTTGATTACGGAAACGGCTCTGCACAGATCGATCAGATCAATTTGCGACCACTCCATCTGGCGGGTTACACAGGAACAGGTGTTTCCATTGCAGTGATTGATGCGGGTTTTCCTACCGTAAATACAGGTTCCGCATTTGCAAGGATCAGAAATAACAATCAGATAAAAGGAGGCTATGATTTTGTTGCGAAATCAACAGATATTTATAATCCTTCGTTACTTGATCACGGAACCGTGGTCTTAGGAGCCATTGGCGGATATATTGAAAATTCCTTTGTGGGCTCTGCACCAGATGCTGATTTTTACCTTTACCGAAGCGAAAATGCCGCGGTTGAAATCCCTGAAGAGGAATTATACTGGATTGAAGCGGCAGAAGAAGCTGATAGAAAAGGAGTTGATGTGATCAATACTTCTTTAGGCTACACTACTTTCGACGATTCGAGATATGATTATACCTATTCGGATATGAATGGTACAAAATCTTTCATCGCCAGAGCTGCCGAAATTGCGGTTAATAAAGGAATTTTCGTCCTAGTTGCTGCCGGAAACTCAGGCGCTCAGCCTTGGCATTATATCAATACGCCTGCCGATAATATGAAAGTTTTTTCAATCGGTTCTGTAGATTCAAGCGGGAATTCTTCTAACTTTTCCTCTTTCGGACCTAATTCCTTGGGTGTGATAAAACCTGACGGAAGTGTGAGAGGTTCTGCGGCAGCTACCGTCAATAATAACAGTCAGGCATCAGTAAGCGGAACTTCCATCGCTTCACCTATTGCCACTGGTGGCGTTGCCTGCCTGATTCAGGCTTTTTCTTCGATGAACAGAGACCAGATGAGAAACAGACTCCATGAGACCTCATCGCTTTACCCTAATCATACCGATCAGATGGGATACGGAATCCTCAATTTCGGTAATTTTTACAATGCCGTTTTAAATACTTCTGAATTGGTTAAAAAGGATAAATTAACTCTATTCCCGAATCCTGTTAAAAATATGCTAAATATTGCTTCAGAAGGTGATATCATTTCTCTTGAAATTTACGATAACTTGGGAAGATTAGTTAAGAAAAGTAAAAACGAAAAATCGATTAAAGTTGACTATTTCCAAAATGGAGTGTATTATCTAAAAGTTCAGACTAAGGATAAAGTTTATTATGAAAAATTTATCAAAGAATAA
- a CDS encoding DegT/DnrJ/EryC1/StrS family aminotransferase, which yields MKKIQMVDLQSQYYKIKNDVDNAVLNVMDSAAFINGPEVKSFQNELESYLDVKHVIPCANGTDALQIALMALDLQEGDEVITADFTFAATVEVIHLLKLKSVLVDVDYDTFTISTEAIKKAITPKTKAIIPVHIFGQCANMEEILKIAEENNLYVIEDNAQAIGADYTFADGTVKKSGTMSTVGTTSFFPSKNLGCYGDGGAIFTNNDELAHRLRGIVNHGMYERYYHDEVGVNSRLDSVQAAVLRKKLPHLDTYNESRGKAADFYDEAFANHPDILTPKRDENSSHVFHQYTLRIVNGKRNELQKFLAEKDIPAMIYYPVALRKQKAYYQESNDADFVNTDKLLGEVISLPMHTELDEEQLKYITDAVLEFMG from the coding sequence ATGAAAAAAATTCAGATGGTTGACTTACAAAGTCAGTATTACAAAATAAAGAATGATGTAGATAATGCAGTTTTAAATGTAATGGATTCAGCGGCTTTTATCAACGGCCCTGAAGTAAAGTCTTTCCAGAATGAATTGGAGTCTTATTTAGACGTAAAGCACGTTATTCCTTGCGCGAACGGTACAGATGCGCTTCAAATTGCCTTGATGGCATTGGATCTGCAGGAAGGTGATGAGGTAATTACCGCAGATTTTACTTTTGCTGCAACAGTAGAAGTTATTCATTTACTGAAGCTTAAATCCGTTTTGGTGGATGTAGATTATGATACCTTTACAATTTCCACAGAGGCTATTAAAAAAGCAATTACTCCAAAAACAAAGGCAATTATTCCTGTTCATATCTTCGGACAATGTGCGAATATGGAGGAAATATTAAAAATTGCTGAAGAAAATAATCTGTATGTAATTGAAGATAACGCACAGGCCATTGGGGCTGATTATACTTTCGCAGACGGAACAGTGAAAAAATCTGGAACAATGTCTACGGTAGGAACTACGTCGTTCTTTCCTTCTAAAAACTTAGGTTGTTACGGAGATGGTGGTGCGATTTTTACAAATAATGATGAGCTTGCTCACCGTTTGAGAGGAATTGTAAATCACGGAATGTATGAAAGATATTATCATGATGAAGTGGGGGTCAATTCTCGTTTGGACAGTGTTCAGGCGGCGGTTTTAAGAAAGAAACTTCCACATTTGGATACCTATAACGAATCGAGAGGAAAGGCTGCTGATTTTTATGATGAAGCTTTTGCTAATCATCCGGATATTTTAACACCAAAAAGAGATGAAAATTCATCGCACGTTTTTCACCAGTACACCTTGAGAATTGTGAATGGAAAACGCAATGAGTTACAAAAGTTCTTAGCTGAAAAAGATATTCCTGCAATGATTTACTATCCGGTGGCATTGAGAAAGCAAAAAGCCTATTATCAGGAAAGCAATGATGCCGATTTTGTGAATACAGATAAGCTTTTAGGAGAGGTAATTTCTCTTCCGATGCATACTGAGCTTGATGAAGAGCAGTTGAAGTATATTACGGATGCTGTATTGGAGTTTATGGGGTAA
- the galE gene encoding UDP-glucose 4-epimerase GalE, protein MAILVTGGLGYIGSHTVVELLNNNFEVVIVDDLSNSEKFILKNVEEVTGKKPAFYPFDLKRRDLLTQVFDAYEIEGCINFAASKAVGESQIKPVDYYENNLFSLINILQEFKERNISNFIFSSSCTVYGQADTMPIDENTPLKMPESVYGKTKQMGEEILIDFAKAYQRKISLLRYFNPIGAHPSAKLGELPIGIPNNLVPYVMQTAAGIREKLSIWGDDYPTVDGTAVRDYIYVVDLAKAHVAALKRLMDDRSEEETIDIYNLGTGKGSSVLEVVKAFEVANNVDVPYQICPRREGDITVAYANADKAAKELNWKSETSLENALKTTWEWQKYLESRNA, encoded by the coding sequence ATGGCAATATTAGTCACAGGAGGACTTGGATATATTGGTTCTCACACAGTTGTAGAACTTTTGAATAACAATTTTGAAGTTGTTATTGTAGATGATTTATCGAATTCAGAAAAATTCATCTTAAAAAATGTTGAGGAAGTTACAGGAAAAAAACCAGCTTTTTATCCTTTTGATTTAAAGAGAAGAGATTTACTGACTCAGGTTTTTGATGCTTATGAAATTGAAGGTTGTATTAATTTTGCGGCTTCAAAAGCAGTGGGAGAGAGCCAGATAAAGCCGGTAGATTATTATGAGAATAATTTATTTTCACTGATTAATATTCTTCAGGAATTTAAAGAAAGAAATATTTCTAACTTTATTTTCAGTTCATCTTGTACGGTTTACGGGCAGGCAGATACAATGCCTATCGACGAAAATACACCGCTGAAAATGCCGGAAAGTGTTTATGGTAAAACAAAACAGATGGGCGAAGAGATTTTAATTGATTTTGCTAAAGCGTATCAACGTAAAATTTCGTTATTAAGATATTTTAATCCTATTGGTGCGCATCCTTCTGCAAAATTAGGGGAATTACCGATCGGAATTCCAAATAATTTAGTACCTTACGTTATGCAAACTGCGGCGGGCATCAGAGAAAAGCTAAGTATTTGGGGTGATGATTACCCGACTGTGGATGGAACTGCAGTTCGTGATTATATTTATGTGGTTGATTTGGCTAAAGCGCACGTTGCCGCTTTAAAAAGATTAATGGACGATAGATCTGAAGAAGAAACCATTGATATTTACAACTTGGGAACAGGAAAAGGTTCTTCTGTTTTGGAAGTTGTAAAAGCTTTTGAAGTAGCGAATAATGTTGATGTTCCTTATCAGATTTGTCCGAGAAGAGAAGGTGATATTACAGTAGCTTACGCCAATGCAGACAAGGCGGCAAAAGAACTGAACTGGAAATCTGAAACGAGCTTAGAAAATGCTTTAAAGACTACTTGGGAGTGGCAAAAGTATTTGGAATCGAGAAATGCTTAA
- a CDS encoding adenylyltransferase/cytidyltransferase family protein, protein MKTERIGITFSSFDLLHAGHIKMLEEAKTICDYLIVGLQIDPSHDRPTKNKPTQTIVERYIQLKAVNAVDEIIPYYTEEDLEDILKSFVIDVRIIGDDYLDRDFTGKKYCEEKGIEIYYNKRDHRFSSSDLRKRIFEAESRKLSQESVK, encoded by the coding sequence ATGAAAACAGAAAGAATAGGCATTACGTTTTCCTCGTTCGATTTATTACACGCAGGGCACATTAAGATGTTGGAAGAAGCAAAAACGATATGTGATTATCTGATTGTAGGTCTTCAGATAGATCCTTCTCATGACCGCCCGACAAAAAATAAACCGACTCAGACTATTGTTGAGAGATATATTCAGTTGAAAGCGGTAAATGCGGTAGACGAGATTATTCCTTATTATACGGAAGAGGATTTAGAGGATATTTTGAAGTCTTTTGTGATTGATGTAAGAATCATTGGAGATGATTATTTAGACAGAGATTTTACAGGTAAAAAATACTGTGAAGAGAAAGGTATCGAGATCTATTATAACAAAAGAGATCATAGGTTTTCTTCAAGCGACCTGAGAAAAAGAATTTTTGAAGCAGAAAGCAGAAAATTATCTCAGGAGTCTGTAAAGTAA
- a CDS encoding TonB-dependent receptor domain-containing protein, which produces MNQTEIINLFTKKTLGLTFVLSAAAFAFGQEKVGVSGSVVNKSNQPVPYASVTFSNKENKLFSDATLTDEKGQYKLDLAPGNYDITVEAIDYKKSLINKQITAAGNIGALSIEPEASGATNVKTQDIQGVTITVQATKPYKVELDKKTYDPSQDIVSKGGNLQDVLTNVPSVSVDTDGTVSMRGSSNVRFLINGKPSALLGIDDGANALQSIPADQIERIEVITNPSSKFEASGTAGILNIILKKSKKTGFNGSVIGTLGYLPQTNLNANLNWRKGNFTWFLNGGGGYRESKNTNRNNDYFNNASLPDDLVQRNTNSETKNKNNNYNASAGIVYDINEKTSVNASGTVRTFDSENIGNIAYNYTPLTDPFYTSNRRTLGSNNNLAFQGDFGLDHKFDDKGQNLSLSLSLQRSRSYNDTNIDDTIDDLKNVINQNTINKSVIGKIDYELPIGENSKLEAGYRVDINSNDYSNDVKESTSTKPVLDFLTPYTYDATYKETFNAFYLQFKSKIGKLGYQVGVRDELSNVDINYQSLNPNVDKLITTKNYNNLFPSVYLSYEFAKDNQLLVNYTRRIDRPRSFFMIPNPNYNDNQNIFDGNINLNPSYVDSYEFGYSIAKKKFTINPTLYYRHQTDDTKMLVYNKLATNTDGTFVDPKRIESHTKPINLGTDDRFGLDLNFNWDATSWLKFLGNVDLFGYNTKGSTLYDTFDKDKNPIQATANFNGKGFSTRARLSSTIKVDKTFSFQLQGFYRGGQKTAYQERKDMYAVNFGASKTIWKGDGTIAFNVQDIFNTRAMRSTTYTENSVRDSYMQWQPRQFSVSLTYRFKQGEKIDQPKRKKDINSNATGDDQQGGPM; this is translated from the coding sequence ATGAATCAGACGGAAATTATTAACCTTTTTACAAAGAAAACTCTCGGGCTTACCTTTGTTCTATCGGCGGCGGCATTTGCTTTTGGTCAGGAGAAAGTGGGTGTATCGGGATCGGTTGTCAATAAGAGCAACCAGCCTGTGCCTTACGCATCTGTGACATTCAGCAATAAAGAAAACAAGCTTTTCAGTGATGCTACGCTAACCGACGAAAAGGGACAATATAAACTGGATCTTGCACCAGGCAATTATGATATTACAGTAGAAGCAATCGATTACAAGAAAAGCCTCATCAACAAACAAATTACGGCTGCAGGAAACATCGGTGCTCTATCTATTGAACCTGAGGCAAGCGGTGCCACTAATGTAAAAACTCAGGACATCCAGGGAGTTACCATTACGGTTCAGGCAACGAAGCCTTATAAAGTAGAGCTCGATAAAAAAACATACGATCCGTCTCAAGATATTGTAAGTAAAGGAGGAAATCTTCAGGATGTTTTAACAAACGTTCCATCGGTTTCTGTGGATACAGATGGTACTGTTTCGATGAGAGGAAGCAGCAATGTAAGATTTTTAATCAACGGAAAACCTTCTGCTTTATTGGGAATTGATGATGGTGCGAATGCGTTACAAAGTATTCCTGCTGATCAGATTGAGAGGATTGAAGTAATTACCAATCCTTCTTCAAAATTTGAAGCTTCGGGAACTGCGGGTATTTTAAATATTATTTTAAAGAAAAGCAAGAAAACAGGTTTTAACGGCAGTGTTATTGGTACTTTAGGATATCTTCCTCAGACTAATTTAAATGCAAACCTGAACTGGAGAAAAGGAAATTTCACTTGGTTTTTAAATGGTGGCGGTGGCTACAGAGAATCTAAAAACACCAATAGGAATAATGACTATTTTAACAATGCTTCATTACCGGACGATTTAGTTCAAAGAAATACTAATTCTGAAACTAAAAATAAAAATAATAACTATAATGCTTCTGCTGGAATAGTATACGACATTAATGAAAAAACATCGGTAAATGCATCGGGTACTGTAAGAACTTTTGACAGTGAAAATATTGGCAATATCGCTTATAATTATACTCCTTTAACAGATCCTTTTTATACATCGAACAGACGTACGCTAGGTAGCAATAATAATCTTGCTTTTCAGGGTGACTTTGGGTTAGATCATAAGTTTGACGATAAAGGGCAAAATTTATCATTATCATTAAGCTTACAAAGAAGCCGATCTTACAATGACACGAATATTGATGATACTATTGATGATTTAAAAAATGTTATTAATCAAAATACCATCAACAAATCTGTAATCGGTAAAATTGATTATGAATTGCCAATCGGTGAAAATTCAAAATTAGAAGCAGGATACAGAGTTGACATAAACTCTAATGACTACAGCAATGATGTTAAAGAAAGTACTTCTACAAAGCCTGTTTTAGATTTTCTTACACCCTACACTTATGACGCAACTTATAAAGAAACGTTCAATGCTTTTTATTTACAGTTTAAAAGTAAAATAGGAAAGTTAGGATACCAAGTAGGTGTAAGGGATGAATTGTCCAATGTAGATATCAATTATCAAAGTCTGAATCCTAATGTAGATAAACTTATAACAACCAAAAATTATAACAATCTATTCCCTAGTGTTTATTTAAGCTATGAGTTTGCCAAAGACAATCAGCTATTGGTAAATTATACCAGAAGAATAGACCGCCCAAGATCGTTCTTTATGATTCCTAATCCGAATTATAATGATAACCAGAATATCTTTGACGGAAACATTAACCTTAACCCTTCTTATGTTGATTCATATGAATTCGGTTACAGTATTGCTAAAAAGAAATTTACGATCAACCCGACATTGTATTACAGACATCAAACTGATGATACAAAAATGCTGGTTTATAATAAATTAGCAACCAATACTGATGGTACCTTTGTAGATCCTAAACGTATTGAATCTCACACAAAACCTATTAATTTAGGAACAGATGACCGTTTTGGTTTAGATTTAAACTTTAACTGGGACGCAACAAGCTGGTTAAAATTCTTAGGAAATGTAGATTTATTCGGATATAACACAAAAGGAAGTACTTTGTATGATACATTTGATAAAGACAAAAACCCTATCCAAGCTACAGCCAACTTCAATGGTAAAGGTTTCTCTACGAGAGCCAGACTTTCTTCTACCATTAAAGTAGACAAAACATTTAGTTTCCAGCTTCAGGGATTCTATAGAGGAGGTCAGAAAACAGCATATCAGGAAAGAAAAGATATGTATGCGGTGAACTTCGGAGCATCTAAAACAATCTGGAAAGGAGACGGAACCATTGCTTTCAATGTTCAGGATATATTTAATACAAGAGCTATGAGATCTACAACGTACACTGAAAACAGTGTGAGAGACTCTTATATGCAATGGCAACCAAGACAGTTTTCGGTTTCTCTTACTTATCGATTTAAGCAGGGAGAAAAGATTGATCAGCCAAAAAGAAAGAAAGACATCAACTCCAATGCTACAGGAGACGATCAGCAAGGAGGCCCAATGTAA
- the mltG gene encoding endolytic transglycosylase MltG, protein MKKAIFIIILLVVVVGGFFGLRFYNKYYGNNVENDGYVLIPHQASFKQILDSVGKYVKDKESFETVAKMKGLEQSFKPGRYHFQKGLGNTNLVNMIKAGNQSENSFRIGDFGDIYQMVGKVTKKTELDSLKFVDNLNSIATEKGYKNAEDLKKYFFIDTYNFFWTVTPKEFFKKFEDQYNDFWNSERKAKEQQSGLTRDQVYALASIVYKESGGKKDEMRTIAGLYLNRYRKGMKLQSDPTVIYAINQQTNFKESIKRVFYKHLSTPSPYNTYANKGIPPGPICIVDKNSVDAVLNAESNDYIFMCADPARFGYHKFTASAEQHAINAKAYQDWLNSKNIK, encoded by the coding sequence ATGAAAAAAGCAATTTTCATCATTATCCTACTTGTTGTGGTAGTAGGTGGATTTTTTGGTTTGAGATTTTATAATAAATATTACGGCAACAATGTAGAAAATGACGGTTATGTTTTGATTCCGCATCAGGCGAGCTTTAAACAAATATTAGACTCGGTCGGAAAATATGTAAAAGACAAAGAATCTTTCGAAACCGTTGCTAAAATGAAAGGGCTGGAACAAAGTTTCAAACCGGGACGTTATCATTTTCAGAAAGGATTGGGGAATACCAATTTGGTGAATATGATCAAAGCCGGAAACCAAAGCGAGAACAGTTTTAGAATTGGTGATTTTGGAGACATCTACCAGATGGTGGGTAAAGTAACCAAAAAAACAGAGCTGGATTCTTTAAAATTTGTAGATAATCTGAACAGTATCGCCACCGAAAAAGGCTATAAAAATGCTGAAGATCTGAAAAAATATTTCTTCATCGATACCTATAATTTTTTCTGGACGGTTACTCCGAAAGAGTTTTTCAAAAAATTCGAAGATCAGTACAATGATTTTTGGAACAGCGAAAGAAAAGCGAAAGAGCAACAATCAGGTTTAACGAGAGATCAGGTTTATGCTTTGGCATCCATCGTTTATAAAGAATCGGGAGGAAAGAAGGATGAAATGAGAACTATTGCGGGATTATATTTAAACCGTTACAGAAAAGGCATGAAACTTCAGTCTGACCCAACGGTAATTTATGCAATCAACCAGCAAACGAATTTTAAAGAATCGATAAAAAGAGTTTTTTATAAGCATCTGTCTACTCCGTCGCCTTATAATACGTATGCTAATAAAGGAATTCCCCCGGGGCCAATCTGCATCGTTGATAAAAACTCTGTAGATGCTGTTTTGAATGCAGAAAGCAACGATTACATTTTTATGTGTGCTGATCCAGCGAGATTCGGTTATCACAAATTTACGGCAAGTGCCGAACAGCATGCTATTAATGCAAAAGCGTATCAGGACTGGCTGAATTCAAAAAATATTAAATAG